In the Streptomyces formicae genome, one interval contains:
- a CDS encoding nucleotide sugar dehydrogenase, whose translation MRISVLGLGYVGCVSAACLASLGHEVIGVDVNQAKVDLVNDGKAPVVEERIGELTAEVVRTGALRATRDVREAVLGSEVSLICVGTPSEANGSLSTTYLERVTEQIGAALAEKGSQGGRHTVVFRSTMLPGTCLGLLVPILEKYVGGTSGVDFGVAVNPEFLREGTSVRDFFDPPKTVIGELDPASGDVIASLYEGLPGEVFRVPVPVAEAIKYADNAFHGLKIGFANELGAVYQALGVDSHQVMDVFLADRKLNISPAYLRPGFAFGGSCLPKDLRSLVHAAQRADVSVPILSHVLPSNSDHLQRAVELVERTGKRKVGLFGLSFKPGTDDLRESPLVELAERLHGKGYDLRIHDANVSLSRLMGANREYIETRLPHLAQLMADTVDEVLAHAEVCLVGTKDPAVLSALPHGESPAIVDLIRLPDAEARRTEPGYMGLAW comes from the coding sequence ATGAGAATAAGCGTCTTAGGGCTTGGCTACGTGGGCTGCGTGTCGGCCGCGTGCCTGGCCAGCCTCGGCCACGAGGTCATCGGGGTGGACGTCAATCAGGCGAAGGTCGACCTGGTGAACGACGGCAAGGCCCCGGTGGTCGAGGAGCGGATCGGCGAGCTCACCGCCGAGGTCGTACGGACCGGAGCGCTGCGCGCCACCCGTGACGTACGCGAGGCCGTCCTGGGCAGCGAGGTGTCGCTGATCTGCGTCGGTACGCCGTCGGAGGCCAACGGCAGCCTGAGCACCACCTACTTGGAGCGGGTCACCGAGCAGATCGGTGCCGCGCTGGCCGAGAAGGGGAGCCAGGGGGGTCGGCACACCGTCGTGTTCCGCAGCACCATGCTCCCCGGCACCTGCCTGGGTCTGCTGGTGCCGATCCTGGAGAAGTACGTCGGCGGCACGTCCGGGGTGGACTTCGGGGTCGCGGTCAACCCGGAGTTCCTGCGCGAGGGCACGAGCGTGCGGGACTTCTTCGACCCGCCCAAGACCGTCATCGGCGAACTCGACCCGGCCAGCGGCGACGTGATCGCGTCGCTGTACGAAGGGCTGCCCGGCGAGGTCTTCCGGGTACCGGTCCCGGTGGCCGAGGCGATCAAGTACGCGGACAACGCGTTCCACGGCCTCAAGATCGGCTTCGCCAACGAACTGGGCGCGGTCTACCAGGCGCTCGGGGTGGACTCGCACCAGGTGATGGACGTCTTCCTGGCGGACCGCAAGCTGAACATCAGCCCCGCCTACCTGCGGCCCGGCTTCGCCTTCGGCGGCTCCTGCCTGCCCAAGGACCTGCGCAGCCTGGTCCACGCGGCACAGCGGGCCGACGTCTCGGTGCCCATCCTGTCCCACGTGCTGCCCTCCAACTCCGACCACCTGCAGCGCGCGGTGGAGCTGGTCGAGCGCACCGGCAAGCGCAAGGTGGGGCTCTTCGGCCTCTCCTTCAAGCCCGGCACCGACGACCTCCGCGAGAGCCCGCTCGTCGAGCTGGCCGAGCGACTCCACGGCAAGGGTTACGACCTGCGGATCCACGACGCCAACGTGAGCCTCTCGCGGCTCATGGGCGCCAACCGCGAGTACATCGAGACCCGGCTGCCGCACCTCGCCCAACTGATGGCGGACACCGTCGACGAGGTGCTCGCACACGCCGAGGTGTGCCTGGTCGGGACCAAGGACCCGGCCGTCCTCTCGGCGCTGCCCCACGGCGAAAGCCCCGCGATCGTCGATCTCATCCGCCTTCCCGACGCCGAAGCGCGCCGGACCGAACCGGGGTACATGGGTCTTGCTTGGTAA
- a CDS encoding Wzz/FepE/Etk N-terminal domain-containing protein, with amino-acid sequence MSEDAIRLVTIGRIFRRRWRLLAIVALVGALVGYGASLLFPPSYTTSTSVVLAGQWEERELLTQTEIAASSAVVDRAAAALDWKGVSAADLRDQVKATAADGNIIKISGTASTPEHAQELSDQVAKEFVTFASRLAGDGTESDTEAGPEALREKVVQTNRRISDLADAADPGQTVEGVQARTELEKLRTALQEAMKKLDEADPATNKANMVVMGPAALPTGEAPPTRTQLIAAGALLFFVCAVIGHLAAARANRRPRTEPEIAAALGSALLGTVDVPGERLEHRTQGGARGAGLRRILGLDTRWDVPTPQPSGGEAGRQTRYRRVCARLRDRVPGSRRLLVVVPDTDEIAHRAAAQLVTEAQNDPSATSSSRRNPVLRVVEVSMSRPLVPDRDTEAGALVVLSAGIWTSGELGGIAEACADAGHQVVGTVVAGAVRTRQRRTADHAPQHTAPPVAVGNDAGGGAG; translated from the coding sequence TTGAGTGAGGACGCAATACGCCTGGTCACGATCGGGCGGATCTTCCGACGGCGCTGGCGGCTGCTCGCCATCGTCGCCCTGGTGGGCGCGCTCGTCGGCTACGGGGCCTCCTTGCTGTTCCCGCCGAGCTACACGACGTCGACGTCGGTAGTGCTGGCGGGGCAGTGGGAGGAGCGCGAACTGTTGACCCAGACGGAGATCGCGGCGAGTTCGGCGGTGGTGGACCGCGCGGCCGCCGCGCTCGACTGGAAGGGCGTCAGCGCCGCGGACCTGCGGGACCAAGTGAAGGCGACGGCCGCCGACGGCAACATCATCAAGATCTCGGGTACGGCGAGCACCCCTGAGCACGCGCAGGAGCTCTCCGACCAGGTGGCCAAGGAATTCGTCACCTTCGCCTCACGCCTCGCGGGCGACGGCACCGAATCCGACACGGAGGCGGGGCCGGAGGCGCTGCGGGAAAAGGTCGTGCAGACCAACCGCCGCATCAGCGACCTGGCCGACGCGGCCGACCCGGGACAGACCGTGGAGGGCGTGCAGGCCCGCACCGAACTGGAGAAGCTGCGCACCGCGCTGCAGGAAGCCATGAAGAAGCTGGACGAGGCCGACCCCGCGACCAACAAGGCCAACATGGTCGTCATGGGCCCCGCGGCCCTGCCGACCGGCGAGGCGCCGCCGACGAGGACCCAACTCATCGCGGCCGGTGCCCTGTTGTTCTTCGTGTGCGCGGTCATCGGCCATCTGGCCGCCGCACGGGCGAACCGCCGGCCGCGCACCGAGCCGGAGATCGCCGCGGCGCTCGGCTCCGCGCTCCTCGGCACCGTCGACGTGCCCGGCGAACGGCTCGAACACCGGACACAGGGCGGTGCCCGAGGGGCCGGGCTCCGCCGAATCCTCGGACTCGACACGCGGTGGGACGTACCGACCCCGCAGCCGTCCGGCGGCGAGGCGGGCAGACAGACCCGCTACCGGCGGGTGTGCGCCCGCCTCCGGGACCGGGTGCCGGGCTCCCGACGGCTCCTCGTCGTCGTACCGGACACCGACGAGATCGCCCACCGGGCCGCCGCGCAGCTCGTCACGGAGGCCCAGAACGATCCTTCGGCCACCTCTTCGAGCAGGCGGAACCCCGTGCTGCGGGTGGTGGAGGTCTCGATGTCCCGGCCGCTGGTGCCGGACCGCGACACCGAGGCCGGTGCCCTGGTCGTGCTCAGCGCGGGCATCTGGACCTCGGGGGAGCTCGGCGGCATCGCCGAGGCGTGCGCGGACGCCGGGCACCAGGTCGTCGGCACCGTCGTCGCCGGGGCGGTCAGAACCCGTCAGCGGCGGACCGCCGACCACGCTCCGCAGCACACCGCGCCACCGGTCGCGGTGGGCAACGACGCCGGGGGAGGTGCAGGGTGA
- a CDS encoding glycosyltransferase family 4 protein, producing MLGNATSGDRHGRRALILVENLSVPFDRRVWQECTTLRDAGWDVHVICPRGEKRDTEPEAVIDGVRIHRYPLRAATGGPAGYLREYGTALWHTARLARKVGPVHVVHACNPPDLLFLPARWLTRRGARFVFDQHDLVPELYLSRFDRGKDLLYRAVCALEKWTYRAADIVIATNESYRDVAVRRGGKRPEDVFVVRSAPDIDRFHPVPPEPELKRGKPHLLCYLGVMGPQDGVDYALRALAKLRDDLGRTDWNAVFVGSGDAFDAMVDLSRQLGLSEQVQFTGRIPDADLVRYLSTADVCLSPDPRNPLNDVSTMNKVLEYMVMGRPIVSFDLREARVSAGDAAVYAPANDEAEFAKHVALLLDDPEQRARMGKVGQERISGQLSWRNSQAQLLAAYAAACRDHTPVSVSAKDRTGKRQRS from the coding sequence TTGCTTGGTAACGCAACCAGCGGCGACCGGCACGGCCGGCGCGCGCTGATCCTGGTGGAGAACCTGTCGGTGCCGTTCGACCGGCGGGTGTGGCAGGAGTGCACGACGCTGCGCGACGCGGGCTGGGACGTGCACGTCATCTGTCCCCGGGGGGAGAAGCGGGACACCGAGCCGGAGGCGGTGATCGACGGGGTGCGGATCCACCGCTACCCGTTGCGCGCGGCCACCGGAGGGCCCGCGGGCTATCTGCGGGAGTACGGCACCGCGCTCTGGCACACGGCCCGGCTCGCCCGCAAGGTCGGCCCGGTGCACGTGGTCCACGCCTGCAACCCGCCCGATCTGCTGTTCCTGCCCGCGCGGTGGCTGACCAGGCGGGGCGCGCGGTTCGTCTTCGACCAGCACGACCTGGTGCCCGAGCTGTACCTCTCCCGGTTCGACCGGGGCAAGGACCTGCTCTACCGCGCCGTGTGCGCGCTGGAGAAGTGGACCTACCGGGCCGCGGACATCGTGATCGCCACGAACGAGAGCTACCGGGACGTCGCGGTGCGCCGCGGCGGCAAGCGCCCGGAAGACGTCTTCGTGGTGCGCAGCGCGCCCGACATCGACCGGTTCCACCCGGTGCCGCCCGAGCCGGAGTTGAAGCGCGGCAAGCCCCATCTCCTGTGCTACCTCGGCGTGATGGGTCCCCAGGACGGCGTCGACTACGCCCTGCGGGCCCTCGCCAAGCTGCGCGACGACCTCGGGCGCACCGACTGGAACGCGGTGTTCGTCGGCTCCGGCGACGCCTTCGACGCGATGGTGGACCTGTCCCGTCAGCTCGGGCTCTCCGAGCAGGTGCAGTTCACCGGGCGCATCCCGGACGCCGACCTGGTGCGCTACCTGTCCACCGCGGACGTGTGCCTCTCTCCCGACCCCCGCAATCCGCTGAACGACGTGTCGACCATGAACAAGGTCCTGGAGTACATGGTGATGGGCAGACCCATCGTCTCGTTCGACTTACGCGAGGCGAGGGTCTCCGCCGGTGACGCCGCGGTCTACGCGCCCGCCAACGACGAGGCCGAGTTCGCCAAGCACGTCGCGCTGCTCCTCGACGACCCGGAGCAGCGGGCCCGGATGGGCAAGGTCGGCCAGGAGCGGATCAGCGGGCAGCTTTCCTGGCGGAACTCGCAGGCGCAGCTGCTCGCCGCCTACGCCGCCGCCTGCCGTGACCACACTCCGGTGTCGGTGAGCGCGAAGGACAGGACAGGGAAGAGGCAGCGCAGTTGA
- a CDS encoding Wzz/FepE/Etk N-terminal domain-containing protein has translation MTTSKTSDASVAAPLFDLQGLVAAVRRRRRLWCVVALVGLLLGAAVTVVRPPLPSATTKVLVAHQDDQPNDTGTLIRTDVELLGTTRIATEALKTLKSAENPEDFMQEYRGAGVTNNLLQIDVTGESDADAVARAKALADAFVADHVRRMREAATAEAKALRDQRDRMRDELAKVNKSIGDRSPEGDPKASASIESLFARRAELNSRIADFDQRAEDARVGTPRVVAGTQIVDAPRAVRHSLPKAAVTNAGIGFLLGLVLGIAAAAVGAVVAGRPVLRREIAAHLGASVIAELRRPSKLWQRRRTRATRERLTTTLVRTVRGTAEPVSLLELGCARSTSLIAKDVARELAAEGRVVIVDGLPGPELSGGRQEQGEPAVVSGGRAAALPQQVRRLGVGSVAPGTAWTDLQYLGSQTVLVVRAGHGSATWLHTVARQLSDQRIPVIGVVLIDPDPRDRTDGTLWDGLHIALRVHSERLARQDEMGRSRKERQPIWAAGVPDNDQEAR, from the coding sequence GTGACGACGAGCAAGACATCCGACGCGTCGGTTGCCGCCCCGCTCTTCGACCTCCAGGGGCTGGTGGCGGCGGTCCGCAGGCGCCGCCGCCTCTGGTGCGTCGTGGCGCTCGTCGGGCTGCTCCTCGGCGCGGCGGTGACGGTCGTCAGGCCGCCCCTGCCGAGCGCGACGACCAAGGTCCTCGTGGCGCACCAGGACGATCAGCCGAACGACACCGGAACGCTGATCCGCACCGACGTCGAACTCCTCGGGACCACCCGGATCGCCACCGAGGCCCTCAAGACCCTCAAGTCCGCGGAGAACCCCGAGGACTTCATGCAGGAGTACCGGGGCGCCGGCGTGACCAACAACCTGCTGCAGATCGATGTGACGGGTGAGAGTGACGCGGACGCGGTGGCCCGGGCCAAGGCGCTGGCCGACGCGTTCGTCGCCGACCACGTGAGGCGGATGCGGGAAGCCGCGACCGCCGAGGCCAAGGCCCTGCGCGACCAGCGCGACCGCATGCGGGACGAACTCGCCAAGGTCAACAAGTCGATCGGGGACCGGTCGCCGGAGGGCGATCCGAAGGCATCGGCGAGCATCGAGTCGCTCTTCGCCCGCAGGGCCGAGCTCAACTCGCGGATCGCCGACTTCGACCAGCGCGCCGAGGACGCGCGGGTCGGCACGCCCCGGGTCGTCGCGGGCACGCAGATCGTGGACGCGCCGCGCGCGGTGCGGCACTCCCTGCCCAAGGCCGCCGTCACCAACGCCGGGATCGGGTTCCTCCTCGGGCTCGTGCTCGGGATCGCGGCGGCCGCGGTCGGCGCCGTGGTCGCGGGCCGACCCGTGCTGCGCCGCGAGATCGCGGCACACCTGGGCGCCTCGGTCATCGCCGAACTGCGCAGGCCCTCCAAGCTGTGGCAGCGCCGAAGGACCAGGGCGACGCGCGAACGGCTCACCACGACCCTGGTCCGCACCGTGCGCGGCACCGCGGAACCGGTGTCGCTCCTCGAACTGGGCTGCGCGCGCAGCACGAGCCTGATCGCCAAGGACGTCGCCAGGGAACTGGCGGCGGAGGGGCGTGTCGTCATCGTCGACGGCCTGCCGGGACCGGAGCTCTCCGGCGGCCGTCAGGAACAGGGCGAGCCGGCCGTGGTCAGCGGCGGCCGGGCCGCGGCCCTGCCGCAGCAGGTGCGCCGCCTCGGGGTCGGCTCGGTCGCGCCCGGGACGGCGTGGACCGACCTCCAGTACCTCGGCAGCCAGACCGTGCTCGTCGTCCGCGCGGGACACGGCAGTGCCACCTGGCTGCACACCGTGGCGCGGCAGCTCTCGGACCAGCGCATCCCGGTGATCGGCGTGGTGCTGATCGACCCCGACCCGCGGGACAGGACCGACGGCACGCTCTGGGACGGCCTGCACATCGCGTTACGGGTGCACAGCGAGCGCCTTGCCCGCCAGGACGAGATGGGCCGCTCGCGCAAGGAACGGCAGCCGATCTGGGCCGCAGGAGTACCGGACAACGACCAGGAGGCGAGGTAG